A DNA window from Rhizobium sp. NXC14 contains the following coding sequences:
- the rnd gene encoding ribonuclease D, protein MIETTAELAAACKELAKSDFITIDTEFLRETTFWPELCLIQMASPTLEVLVDPLAKGIDLAPFFELMADTKVLKVFHAARQDIEIIFNRGNLIPHPIFDTQVAAMVCGFGDSVSYDQLVSRIKNVHIDKSSRFTDWSRRPLSEKQLEYALADVTHLRDVYLSLSAELDREGRTSWLREEMDILEARETYDMHPDDAWQRLKMRLRKPQELAVLKYVAAWREREARARNVPRSRVLKDDAIYEVAQQQPKDAEALGRLRTIPKGWERSAAGTAVVEAVNAALALPKAEMPHVPRQAQAPEGAAAAVELLKVLLKLISEKHGVAPKVIANSEDLDKIAADGENADVAALHGWRRDLFGEPALQLIQGQIGLRFAGRKVETVSL, encoded by the coding sequence ATGATCGAAACCACCGCCGAATTGGCGGCCGCCTGCAAAGAGCTGGCCAAGTCCGACTTCATCACCATCGATACCGAATTCCTGCGTGAGACGACCTTTTGGCCGGAGCTTTGCCTGATCCAGATGGCAAGCCCGACATTGGAGGTTCTCGTCGATCCGCTGGCGAAGGGCATTGATCTCGCCCCCTTCTTCGAGCTGATGGCGGACACGAAAGTGTTGAAGGTCTTTCACGCGGCGCGCCAGGACATCGAAATCATCTTCAACCGCGGCAACCTCATTCCGCATCCGATCTTCGACACGCAGGTCGCGGCCATGGTCTGCGGTTTCGGCGACAGCGTCTCCTACGACCAGCTGGTCAGCCGCATCAAGAACGTCCATATCGACAAGTCGTCGCGTTTCACCGACTGGAGCCGCCGGCCGCTCTCCGAAAAGCAGCTGGAATATGCGCTGGCCGACGTCACCCATTTGCGCGACGTCTACCTGTCGCTGAGCGCAGAACTCGACCGCGAAGGCCGCACGTCGTGGCTGCGCGAGGAAATGGACATTCTCGAAGCGCGCGAAACTTACGACATGCATCCCGATGACGCCTGGCAGCGTCTGAAGATGCGCCTGCGCAAGCCGCAGGAGTTGGCGGTCCTGAAATACGTCGCCGCCTGGCGTGAGCGCGAGGCACGGGCCCGCAATGTACCGCGTTCGCGCGTCTTGAAGGACGATGCGATCTATGAGGTCGCCCAGCAGCAGCCTAAGGATGCCGAAGCGCTCGGCCGCTTGCGCACAATTCCGAAGGGCTGGGAGCGTTCGGCCGCCGGGACGGCGGTCGTCGAAGCGGTCAATGCGGCGCTCGCCCTACCGAAAGCCGAGATGCCGCATGTGCCTCGTCAGGCACAGGCGCCGGAGGGCGCAGCTGCCGCCGTCGAACTCTTGAAGGTGCTGCTGAAGCTGATCTCCGAAAAACATGGCGTGGCGCCAAAGGTGATCGCCAACAGCGAGGATCTCGACAAGATTGCCGCCGATGGCGAGAACGCCGATGTCGCTGCCCTGCATGGCTGGCGGCGCGATCTTTTCGGCGAGCCCGCACTGCAGCTGATCCAGGGGCAGATCGGATTGCGTTTCGCCGGAAGGAAGGTTGAAACCGTCAGCCTCTGA
- a CDS encoding adenylate/guanylate cyclase domain-containing protein translates to MREISPTQNWILIAIVLAASGVIYDLMFYSNQTPVIGAIFALFIGMPILAFERKVLFRTLYRRIQRLPTFVFIITELVIYEILMSMGFACAGLLLWSLGMLKPSSFIDLVVMPFEVFLYALAVCSALIFILRVRELLGREVFVSMLISRYRNPVKEERVFLFIDLVDSTAFAEKHGDLRAQQLLSSLFATFAEPVRRHKGMINDYVGDAAIITWPLARGVKDARCVRCIFDILADIEANAAGWRKNYGQVPKLRVALHGGEIITAEVGVDHHKISYFGDTVNTTARLETLCRSLNRQVLISAELARRMTFPDDISCEDLGIHAVKGRGQALGVMALSSRAVTVLNTPAVVLHG, encoded by the coding sequence ATGCGGGAAATATCTCCAACGCAGAACTGGATCTTGATCGCGATCGTGCTGGCTGCGAGCGGCGTCATCTACGATCTGATGTTCTACTCCAATCAGACCCCGGTCATCGGGGCGATCTTCGCGCTCTTTATCGGCATGCCGATTCTCGCCTTCGAGCGCAAGGTGCTGTTTCGCACCCTCTACCGACGGATCCAGAGGCTGCCGACCTTCGTGTTCATCATCACGGAGCTGGTGATCTACGAGATCCTGATGAGCATGGGCTTCGCCTGCGCCGGCCTCCTGCTCTGGTCGCTCGGCATGCTGAAGCCGTCGTCGTTCATCGATCTCGTCGTCATGCCGTTCGAGGTCTTCCTCTATGCGCTTGCCGTCTGCTCGGCACTGATCTTCATCCTGCGCGTGCGGGAATTGCTCGGCCGCGAAGTATTCGTCAGCATGCTCATCAGCCGCTATCGCAATCCGGTCAAGGAAGAGCGTGTCTTCCTCTTCATCGATCTCGTCGATTCGACAGCTTTCGCGGAAAAGCACGGCGACCTCAGGGCACAGCAGCTGCTGAGCTCGCTGTTTGCGACCTTCGCGGAGCCGGTCCGGCGCCACAAGGGCATGATCAACGACTATGTCGGTGATGCGGCGATCATTACCTGGCCGCTTGCCCGCGGCGTCAAGGATGCGCGCTGCGTTCGCTGCATCTTCGATATCCTCGCCGATATCGAAGCCAATGCCGCCGGCTGGCGGAAAAATTACGGCCAGGTGCCGAAGCTTCGCGTAGCCCTTCATGGCGGCGAGATCATTACGGCGGAAGTCGGCGTCGACCACCACAAAATCAGCTATTTTGGCGATACAGTGAATACGACCGCCCGGCTGGAGACGCTCTGCCGCAGCCTTAACCGGCAGGTGCTGATCTCCGCGGAGCTGGCCCGGCGCATGACTTTTCCCGACGACATTTCCTGCGAAGATCTCGGGATCCATGCCGTCAAGGGACGCGGCCAGGCACTCGGCGTCATGGCGCTGTCCTCGCGTGCGGTGACCGTCCTGAACACGCCCGCAGTCGTTCTGCACGGCTGA